A single Perca flavescens isolate YP-PL-M2 chromosome 2, PFLA_1.0, whole genome shotgun sequence DNA region contains:
- the LOC114546351 gene encoding NACHT, LRR and PYD domains-containing protein 3-like isoform X2, producing MDRQGWKLAKRSNQDDSESIAVKKCRTGNWFTALFSWLVDPGTSQRAETQRGTGSPPVTAQHGGVVNAPQFNGVNVGGDLTVQVTQALSPDRTDEKKAASPKNKANIQRCLKSFLESTTKDLLQGTKEDGLTPLHKIYTELYIRRGGSGEVNSEHEVVNLECKRSSSEEEKIQVNDILQPLSNEEKPPQRVLTKGIAGIGKSVAVQKFTHDWATGKANQTTDFIFPFAFRDLNLIKDKDLSLLTLIGKYFEEVKDLEESDYNESSVLFIFDGLDESQLPLDFNNNEMCRNVTETTTLDVLLTNLISGKLLHKASVWITSRPAAANKIPPEIFHRVTEVRGFNDEQKEEYFQKKVSDKEMAQKISDHLQSKTQRSLYIMCHIPVFCWISATALQSLLTETEEAELPKTVTEMYTHFLIIQTKLKEYQEGETDKDVIMKLGKLAFEQLQKGNILFCENEFKSCGIDLKQAVVNSGVCTQIIRTESGIHKQEIYSFIHLSVQEFLAALYVLETFLDSGENLLSSQTSVKAQSEKGECPIFLLHQNAVNMALYSDNGQWDLFLRFLLGLSQDKNQELLQKRVGFKGRCPQSNQETIKFIHENIKYLSNSVKSINLFHCLNELGDQSLVKQVQKYQSSGHFGKLLPEHWSALAFQLLVSNEDLDIFDLEKYEGSEEVLERLLPVLKASKKASLSSCILTYRCCENISSVLSSKSSGLEELDLSGNRLLTDSGVELLSHGLKSPNCKLQRLRLSKCNLTDRCCKNISSVLSSKSSGLEELDLSGNRLLDSGVKLLSDGLKSPNCKLQRLRLSYCTESGCESLASALKSNPSHLRELMLDCSDPGESGLKLLSDLQKNNRYKLQTLVVSEGVIETDQN from the exons ATGGACCGGCAGGGTTGGAAACTGGCCAAAAGGAGCAACCAGGacgacag TGAGAGCATCGCGGtgaagaaatgcagaactggAAACTGGTTTACAGCTTTGTTTAGCTGGCTTGTGGATCCAGGAACATCCCAGCGTG CTGAAACTCAGAGGGGAACAGGAAGCCCACCAGTCACCGCCCAGCATGGAGGTGTCGTCAACGCACCTCAGTTTAACGGTGTTAACGTTGGAGGGGATCTAACGGTCCAAGTCACGCAGG cCTTGTCTCCTGACAGGACAGATGAGAAGAAAGCTGCTTCTCCCAAAAACAAAG CAAACATTCAAAGGTGCTTAAAATCTTTCCTTGAAAGTACAACAAAGGATCTGTTACAAGGAACAAAGGAAGATGGACTGACTCCTTTACACAAGATCTATACGGAGCTTTACATCAGACGAGGAGGCAGTGGGGAGGTTAATAGTGAACATGAAGTGGTTAACTTGGAATGCAAAAGGAGTTCCAGTGAGGAGGAGAAAATCCAGGTCAATGACATTCTTCAACCTTTATCAAATGAAGAAAAGCCTCCTCAGAGAGTTCTGACGAAGGGAATCGCTGGCATTGGAAAATCTGTCGCTGTGCAGAAGTTCACTCACGACTGGGCAACAGGAAAAGCCAACCAAACTACTGATTTCatatttccatttgcattcagaGACTTAAACTTGATAAAAGATAAGGATTTGAGTCTTCTGACGTTAATAGGTAAATATTTTGAAGAAGTGAAGGATTTGGAAGAGTCGGACTACAACGAATCAAGTGTTTTGTTCATCTTCGACGGCCTGGACGAAAGCCAATTACCTCTGGACTTCAACAACAATGAGATGTGCCGCAATGttacagaaaccacaacattAGACGTCCTGCTGACCAACTTAATCTCAGGGAAACTGCTGCACAAAGCCTCAGTCTGGATCACAAGTAGACCAGCTGCAGCCAATAAGATTCCTCCTGAGATCTTCCACAGGGTGACCGAGGTACGAGGCTTTAATGATGagcagaaggaggagtactttcAGAAGAAAGTTAGTGACAAGGAAATGGCTCAGAAGATCTCCGATCATCTTCAGTCAAAGACGCAAAGAAGTCTGTacatcatgtgccacatcccagtcttctgtTGGATTTCAGCCACGGCTCTCCAGAGTCTCCTAACAGAAACAGAAGAAGCAGAGTTGCCCAAGACTGTGACTGAAATGTACACACACTTCCTGATCATCCAGACAAAGCTGAAGGAATATCAGGAAGGTGAAACAGACAAAGATGTGATCATGAAATTGGGAAAGCTGGCATTTGAACAGCTTCAGAAGGGCAACATACTCTTCTGTGAAAATGAGTTTAAAAGTTGTGGAATTGATCTGAAACAAGCTGTAGTTAATTCAGGAGTTTGTACACAGATCATAAGAACAGAATCTGGTATTCACAAACAAGAGATTTACTCCTTCATTCATTTaagtgttcaggagtttctggcagCTCTGTACGTGTTAGAGACTTTCTTAGATAGCGGAGAAAATCTGCTTTCCAGCCAGACAAGTGTGAAAGCGCAATCAGAGAAAGGAGAATGTcccatcttcctcctccaccaGAACGCAGTGAATATGGCTTTGTACAGCGATAATGGACAATGGGACTTGTTCCTGCGCTTCCTGCTCGGTCTGTCGCAGGATAAAAATCAGGAGCTTCTTCAGAAACGAGTTGGATTCAAAGGAAGATGTCCACAGAGCAACCAGGAGACAATCAAGTTCATTCATGAGAATATCAAGTATCTGTCCAACAGCGTGAAGAGCATCAACCTGTTCCACTGTTTAAATGAGTTGGGTGACCAGTCTCTGGTAAAGCAAGTCCAAAAGTACCAGAGCTCAGGACATTTTGGTAAACTCTTACCTGAACATTGGTCAGCTCTGGCCTTTCAACTGCTCGTTTCTAATGAAGACCTGGATATCTTTGACCTGGAGAAATACGAAGGTTCAGAGGAAGTTCTGGAGAGGCTGCTGCCAGTGCTCAAGGCATCAAAGAAAGCTTC GTTAAGTAGCTGTATACTCACCTACAGATGTTGCGAGAACATTTCATCAGTTCTCAGCTCAAAGTCTTCTGGTCTGGAGGAGTTAGACCTGAGTGGAAACAGACTGCTGACTGACTCTGGAGTGGAGCTGCTCTCTCACGGTCTAAAAAGTCCCAACTGCAAACTCCAGAGACTCCG GTTAAGTAAATGTAACCTCACCGACAGATGTTGTAAGAACATTTCATCAGTTCTCAGCTCAAAGTCTTCTGGTCTGGAGGAGTTAGACCTGAGTGGAAACAGACTGCTGGACTCTGGAGTGAAGCTGCTCTCTGACGGTCTAAAAAGTCCCAACTGCAAACTCCAGAGACTCCG GTTGTCATACTGCACAGAGAGCGGCTGTGAGTCTCTGGCCTCGGCTCTGAAGTCGAACCCTTCACACCTCAGAGAACTGATGCTGGACTGTAGTGATCCAGGAGAATCAGGTCTGAAGCTGCTGTCTGATTTACAGAAGAACAACAGATACAAACTGCAGACACTGGTGGTGTCTGAGGGAGTTATTGAAACGGATCAGAACTAA
- the LOC114546351 gene encoding NACHT, LRR and PYD domains-containing protein 3-like isoform X1: MQQSRRLTHLGFKNQLKLRGTVTTPQLKDVHVGGTLTEKTPSRTSLMDRQGWKLAKRSNQDDSESIAVKKCRTGNWFTALFSWLVDPGTSQRAETQRGTGSPPVTAQHGGVVNAPQFNGVNVGGDLTVQVTQALSPDRTDEKKAASPKNKANIQRCLKSFLESTTKDLLQGTKEDGLTPLHKIYTELYIRRGGSGEVNSEHEVVNLECKRSSSEEEKIQVNDILQPLSNEEKPPQRVLTKGIAGIGKSVAVQKFTHDWATGKANQTTDFIFPFAFRDLNLIKDKDLSLLTLIGKYFEEVKDLEESDYNESSVLFIFDGLDESQLPLDFNNNEMCRNVTETTTLDVLLTNLISGKLLHKASVWITSRPAAANKIPPEIFHRVTEVRGFNDEQKEEYFQKKVSDKEMAQKISDHLQSKTQRSLYIMCHIPVFCWISATALQSLLTETEEAELPKTVTEMYTHFLIIQTKLKEYQEGETDKDVIMKLGKLAFEQLQKGNILFCENEFKSCGIDLKQAVVNSGVCTQIIRTESGIHKQEIYSFIHLSVQEFLAALYVLETFLDSGENLLSSQTSVKAQSEKGECPIFLLHQNAVNMALYSDNGQWDLFLRFLLGLSQDKNQELLQKRVGFKGRCPQSNQETIKFIHENIKYLSNSVKSINLFHCLNELGDQSLVKQVQKYQSSGHFGKLLPEHWSALAFQLLVSNEDLDIFDLEKYEGSEEVLERLLPVLKASKKASLSSCILTYRCCENISSVLSSKSSGLEELDLSGNRLLTDSGVELLSHGLKSPNCKLQRLRLSKCNLTDRCCKNISSVLSSKSSGLEELDLSGNRLLDSGVKLLSDGLKSPNCKLQRLRLSYCTESGCESLASALKSNPSHLRELMLDCSDPGESGLKLLSDLQKNNRYKLQTLVVSEGVIETDQN, translated from the exons atgcaGCAGAGCCGGAGACTTACTCATCTGGGATTTAAGAA CCAGCTGAAACTCAGAGGGACAGTCACCACTCCTCAGTTAAAAGATGTTCATGTGGGAGGAACTCTAACGGAGAAGACTCCCTCCAGAACCAGTCTGATGGACCGGCAGGGTTGGAAACTGGCCAAAAGGAGCAACCAGGacgacag TGAGAGCATCGCGGtgaagaaatgcagaactggAAACTGGTTTACAGCTTTGTTTAGCTGGCTTGTGGATCCAGGAACATCCCAGCGTG CTGAAACTCAGAGGGGAACAGGAAGCCCACCAGTCACCGCCCAGCATGGAGGTGTCGTCAACGCACCTCAGTTTAACGGTGTTAACGTTGGAGGGGATCTAACGGTCCAAGTCACGCAGG cCTTGTCTCCTGACAGGACAGATGAGAAGAAAGCTGCTTCTCCCAAAAACAAAG CAAACATTCAAAGGTGCTTAAAATCTTTCCTTGAAAGTACAACAAAGGATCTGTTACAAGGAACAAAGGAAGATGGACTGACTCCTTTACACAAGATCTATACGGAGCTTTACATCAGACGAGGAGGCAGTGGGGAGGTTAATAGTGAACATGAAGTGGTTAACTTGGAATGCAAAAGGAGTTCCAGTGAGGAGGAGAAAATCCAGGTCAATGACATTCTTCAACCTTTATCAAATGAAGAAAAGCCTCCTCAGAGAGTTCTGACGAAGGGAATCGCTGGCATTGGAAAATCTGTCGCTGTGCAGAAGTTCACTCACGACTGGGCAACAGGAAAAGCCAACCAAACTACTGATTTCatatttccatttgcattcagaGACTTAAACTTGATAAAAGATAAGGATTTGAGTCTTCTGACGTTAATAGGTAAATATTTTGAAGAAGTGAAGGATTTGGAAGAGTCGGACTACAACGAATCAAGTGTTTTGTTCATCTTCGACGGCCTGGACGAAAGCCAATTACCTCTGGACTTCAACAACAATGAGATGTGCCGCAATGttacagaaaccacaacattAGACGTCCTGCTGACCAACTTAATCTCAGGGAAACTGCTGCACAAAGCCTCAGTCTGGATCACAAGTAGACCAGCTGCAGCCAATAAGATTCCTCCTGAGATCTTCCACAGGGTGACCGAGGTACGAGGCTTTAATGATGagcagaaggaggagtactttcAGAAGAAAGTTAGTGACAAGGAAATGGCTCAGAAGATCTCCGATCATCTTCAGTCAAAGACGCAAAGAAGTCTGTacatcatgtgccacatcccagtcttctgtTGGATTTCAGCCACGGCTCTCCAGAGTCTCCTAACAGAAACAGAAGAAGCAGAGTTGCCCAAGACTGTGACTGAAATGTACACACACTTCCTGATCATCCAGACAAAGCTGAAGGAATATCAGGAAGGTGAAACAGACAAAGATGTGATCATGAAATTGGGAAAGCTGGCATTTGAACAGCTTCAGAAGGGCAACATACTCTTCTGTGAAAATGAGTTTAAAAGTTGTGGAATTGATCTGAAACAAGCTGTAGTTAATTCAGGAGTTTGTACACAGATCATAAGAACAGAATCTGGTATTCACAAACAAGAGATTTACTCCTTCATTCATTTaagtgttcaggagtttctggcagCTCTGTACGTGTTAGAGACTTTCTTAGATAGCGGAGAAAATCTGCTTTCCAGCCAGACAAGTGTGAAAGCGCAATCAGAGAAAGGAGAATGTcccatcttcctcctccaccaGAACGCAGTGAATATGGCTTTGTACAGCGATAATGGACAATGGGACTTGTTCCTGCGCTTCCTGCTCGGTCTGTCGCAGGATAAAAATCAGGAGCTTCTTCAGAAACGAGTTGGATTCAAAGGAAGATGTCCACAGAGCAACCAGGAGACAATCAAGTTCATTCATGAGAATATCAAGTATCTGTCCAACAGCGTGAAGAGCATCAACCTGTTCCACTGTTTAAATGAGTTGGGTGACCAGTCTCTGGTAAAGCAAGTCCAAAAGTACCAGAGCTCAGGACATTTTGGTAAACTCTTACCTGAACATTGGTCAGCTCTGGCCTTTCAACTGCTCGTTTCTAATGAAGACCTGGATATCTTTGACCTGGAGAAATACGAAGGTTCAGAGGAAGTTCTGGAGAGGCTGCTGCCAGTGCTCAAGGCATCAAAGAAAGCTTC GTTAAGTAGCTGTATACTCACCTACAGATGTTGCGAGAACATTTCATCAGTTCTCAGCTCAAAGTCTTCTGGTCTGGAGGAGTTAGACCTGAGTGGAAACAGACTGCTGACTGACTCTGGAGTGGAGCTGCTCTCTCACGGTCTAAAAAGTCCCAACTGCAAACTCCAGAGACTCCG GTTAAGTAAATGTAACCTCACCGACAGATGTTGTAAGAACATTTCATCAGTTCTCAGCTCAAAGTCTTCTGGTCTGGAGGAGTTAGACCTGAGTGGAAACAGACTGCTGGACTCTGGAGTGAAGCTGCTCTCTGACGGTCTAAAAAGTCCCAACTGCAAACTCCAGAGACTCCG GTTGTCATACTGCACAGAGAGCGGCTGTGAGTCTCTGGCCTCGGCTCTGAAGTCGAACCCTTCACACCTCAGAGAACTGATGCTGGACTGTAGTGATCCAGGAGAATCAGGTCTGAAGCTGCTGTCTGATTTACAGAAGAACAACAGATACAAACTGCAGACACTGGTGGTGTCTGAGGGAGTTATTGAAACGGATCAGAACTAA